A single genomic interval of Gemmatimonadota bacterium harbors:
- a CDS encoding alpha-ketoacid dehydrogenase subunit beta, with translation MTERTFTEAAREALASAMDADPTIFVVGEGAGERGGNFETTAGLYEKHGPLRLCDTPICERGFIGMCTGAAMTGTRPVVDFMFTDFILDGLGELINQTSKMQYMSSGRLKMPMILRGCIGIGHSAATHHSGSYYPFFVHIPGFRVALPSNPADAKGLFATSLRSEDPVLFMEHRHLLNMKGPVPDGEHRVPFGQAAVVREGTDATVVALTVMVHHARQIGEELSGKGISLEIIDPRTVAPLDVETILSSVRKTGRLLIVDETFMPCGIGAEISAHVTEHGFDELDAPIKRLNGAHVPTPYSPSLEQAVVPDRASIRQAVLDLLAE, from the coding sequence ATGACCGAGCGTACCTTCACGGAAGCCGCGCGCGAAGCCCTGGCCAGCGCCATGGACGCGGACCCCACCATATTCGTGGTCGGCGAAGGCGCGGGCGAACGCGGGGGCAACTTCGAGACCACGGCCGGTCTCTACGAAAAACACGGTCCCCTGCGGCTCTGCGACACGCCCATCTGCGAGCGGGGGTTCATCGGGATGTGCACGGGTGCGGCCATGACCGGAACCCGGCCCGTCGTGGACTTCATGTTCACGGATTTCATTCTGGACGGCCTAGGCGAGTTGATCAACCAGACCTCCAAGATGCAGTATATGAGCAGCGGCCGGTTGAAGATGCCCATGATCCTTCGGGGCTGCATCGGCATCGGCCACTCCGCGGCGACCCACCATTCCGGAAGCTACTATCCCTTCTTCGTCCATATCCCGGGGTTCCGCGTGGCGCTGCCGTCCAATCCGGCGGACGCGAAGGGCCTGTTCGCCACGTCGCTGCGCAGCGAGGACCCGGTTTTATTCATGGAGCACCGGCATCTGCTGAACATGAAGGGACCCGTACCGGACGGCGAGCACCGGGTGCCTTTCGGACAGGCCGCCGTGGTGCGTGAGGGGACCGACGCCACGGTCGTGGCGCTGACCGTCATGGTCCACCATGCCCGTCAGATCGGGGAAGAACTGTCCGGCAAGGGGATTTCCCTGGAGATCATCGATCCGCGCACCGTGGCGCCCCTGGACGTGGAGACTATCCTGTCGTCCGTGCGGAAGACCGGCAGGCTGCTCATCGTGGACGAGACCTTCATGCCCTGCGGGATCGGCGCCGAGATTTCGGCTCATGTGACCGAACACGGCTTCGACGAACTCGACGCGCCGATCAAGCGCCTGAACGGGGCGCACGTGCCCACGCCCTACAGTCCTTCGCTCGAGCAGGCCGTTGTTCCGGACAGGGCGTCAATCCGGCAGGCCGTCCTCGATCTGCTCGCGGAATAG
- a CDS encoding thiamine pyrophosphate-dependent dehydrogenase E1 component subunit alpha — MPVERGDQFELYRWLYRNMFTIRTVEERLARSFMAGLIHGACHTYVGEEAVAAGVCAGLKDEDAVFSTHRGHGHALAKGVSPAALIAELYGRETGISHGRGGSMHLFAPEIGLMGTSGVVGPCILQAAGAGYSAKLLDNGGVGVAFFGDGAVGNGAFHEGLNLAAIYDLPVLFVCENNLYATEVAFSYASRNPDVASRAANYGMPGVGVDGNDVLAVHEAATEAIRRARAGEGPTLLEAKTYRTRPHAEGMGLTGVYRTDEEIAAWREKDPIARFRSRILSEGTMTESDVDRIESDVRAEVDEAEREASASPWPDGGTADRHVYRETT; from the coding sequence ATGCCCGTCGAACGCGGAGACCAGTTCGAACTGTATCGATGGCTGTACCGGAACATGTTCACGATCCGGACCGTGGAAGAACGGCTGGCGCGGTCCTTCATGGCCGGACTGATACACGGCGCGTGCCATACCTACGTCGGAGAGGAAGCGGTCGCCGCCGGGGTATGCGCCGGCCTGAAGGACGAAGACGCGGTCTTCAGCACGCACCGGGGCCATGGACACGCGCTGGCGAAAGGAGTATCTCCGGCGGCGCTCATCGCCGAGCTGTACGGCCGGGAGACCGGCATCTCTCACGGACGGGGCGGGAGCATGCATCTCTTCGCCCCCGAAATCGGTCTTATGGGCACCAGCGGAGTCGTAGGCCCATGCATCCTGCAGGCCGCCGGTGCCGGATACAGTGCGAAGCTGCTGGACAACGGCGGGGTGGGCGTCGCCTTCTTCGGCGACGGGGCCGTGGGGAACGGCGCCTTTCACGAAGGCCTGAACCTGGCCGCCATTTACGACCTTCCCGTATTGTTCGTCTGTGAAAACAACCTGTACGCGACCGAGGTCGCCTTTTCCTACGCCTCCCGGAACCCGGACGTGGCCTCGCGCGCGGCCAATTACGGCATGCCGGGCGTGGGAGTCGACGGCAACGACGTACTGGCCGTGCACGAGGCGGCCACTGAGGCGATACGACGCGCCCGGGCTGGGGAAGGACCGACGCTGCTAGAAGCGAAGACGTACCGGACACGGCCCCATGCCGAGGGTATGGGCCTTACCGGCGTGTATCGGACGGACGAGGAAATCGCGGCGTGGCGGGAGAAAGACCCCATCGCCAGATTTCGGAGCCGCATCCTGTCGGAGGGAACGATGACGGAGTCCGACGTGGACCGTATCGAGTCCGATGTCCGGGCGGAAGTCGATGAAGCGGAAAGGGAAGCGTCCGCCAGTCCGTGGCCCGACGGCGGAACGGCGGACAGGCACGTGTACCGGGAGACGACATGA
- a CDS encoding E3 binding domain-containing protein, with protein sequence MSYEIVMPRLGWNMEEGTLVEWLKQDGETVHQGETVCTIEGDKAATDIESFDSGILKIPDASPPPGKTVPVGTLLGYIVAEHEIEAFDPNKVQSVNMHGATSAGVSSPEPAIRVEHERAASAATGRESGVPAISPRARRAARSAGIDWRRLKGTGRSGRIVERDVLEAARFLQRIRQLDEKPEIGFGESKEL encoded by the coding sequence ATGTCCTACGAAATCGTTATGCCCCGTCTGGGCTGGAACATGGAAGAAGGCACGCTGGTCGAATGGCTGAAGCAGGACGGCGAGACCGTCCACCAGGGCGAAACGGTGTGCACCATCGAGGGCGACAAGGCCGCGACGGATATCGAATCCTTCGATAGCGGGATCCTGAAAATCCCGGATGCTTCGCCGCCTCCGGGCAAGACGGTGCCGGTGGGGACGTTGCTGGGGTACATTGTTGCCGAACACGAAATAGAGGCCTTTGATCCGAACAAGGTCCAGTCGGTCAATATGCATGGGGCAACATCCGCGGGGGTATCTTCTCCGGAGCCCGCGATCAGGGTCGAACATGAACGGGCCGCGTCGGCGGCGACGGGCCGCGAAAGCGGCGTACCCGCGATCAGCCCACGGGCCCGGCGAGCGGCAAGAAGCGCGGGGATCGACTGGCGCCGGCTCAAGGGTACCGGGCGATCGGGCCGGATCGTGGAGCGGGACGTACTTGAGGCCGCCCGGTTCCTGCAGCGGATCAGGCAGTTGGATGAAAAACCGGAAATAGGTTTCGGGGAAAGCAAGGAACTGTAA
- a CDS encoding helix-turn-helix domain-containing protein — protein sequence MNEIDRDVAKGVLEGLQEIKRGEHGRVINVPDVIGIRKEAGLSQVKFARLLGVSVRTLQDWEQGRRRPSGAART from the coding sequence ATGAATGAAATAGATCGTGATGTAGCCAAGGGGGTTCTTGAAGGACTTCAGGAAATCAAACGAGGTGAACACGGCCGCGTAATCAATGTGCCTGATGTTATCGGGATTCGAAAGGAAGCGGGGCTTTCACAGGTTAAGTTCGCCCGCTTGTTAGGTGTATCGGTTCGAACGTTGCAAGATTGGGAGCAAGGCCGGCGGCGCCCGTCGGGTGCCGCCCGAACATAG
- a CDS encoding phytanoyl-CoA dioxygenase family protein: MAAEQSETHRGLTVDQVGRFHDQGFLVAGKLLDDDHVTVLRAEYDRLFENARESGRYRNLSIDDTEDKARKRKARSQMLQIMQMCERSIEFRKLLYHEPILDIVESLLGPNIQLFHDQALYKPPRQGGPVFWHQDNGYWQCTPANLVSCWLTLDDVDVSNGAMHLIPGSHRHLVSHERSAETGALLDLGDQADSQRATVVDLPAGGVMFHHCQTMHHTPENVTDRPRRAFAIHYMTPGTKRMRDGEYIDVSFSHPMLRMRV; this comes from the coding sequence ATGGCTGCGGAACAGTCCGAAACGCACCGCGGGTTGACCGTGGATCAGGTCGGACGCTTCCACGACCAGGGGTTCCTGGTGGCCGGCAAGCTGCTGGACGACGATCACGTCACGGTCCTCAGGGCGGAGTATGACAGGTTGTTCGAAAATGCCCGCGAAAGCGGCCGGTACCGGAACCTGTCCATCGACGATACGGAGGACAAGGCGCGTAAGCGTAAAGCCCGGTCGCAGATGCTGCAGATCATGCAGATGTGCGAGCGGAGCATCGAGTTCAGGAAACTGCTGTACCACGAGCCCATCCTGGACATCGTGGAGTCCCTGTTGGGGCCGAACATCCAACTGTTTCACGACCAGGCGCTGTACAAGCCGCCCCGGCAGGGCGGTCCTGTCTTCTGGCACCAGGACAACGGCTACTGGCAATGCACCCCGGCTAACCTGGTGAGTTGCTGGCTCACCCTGGACGACGTGGACGTGTCGAACGGGGCCATGCACCTGATACCGGGGTCCCACCGGCACCTGGTTTCCCACGAACGGTCGGCCGAGACCGGCGCCCTCCTTGATCTGGGCGATCAGGCCGATTCGCAGAGGGCGACGGTAGTGGACCTGCCCGCGGGCGGCGTCATGTTCCACCACTGCCAGACGATGCACCATACCCCGGAGAACGTCACCGACCGGCCGCGCAGGGCCTTCGCCATCCACTACATGACGCCCGGCACGAAGCGGATGCGGGACGGGGAATACATCGATGTTTCTTTTTCACATCCCATGCTGCGGATGCGGGTGTAG